A stretch of Candidatus Effluviviaceae Genus V sp. DNA encodes these proteins:
- a CDS encoding tetratricopeptide repeat protein, with product MERSTTVLRAALLVTAALFVLNGCTGTMPVEDENQVTSILGSDGQPIEQTEQLSPAEQAVSNASEFLRVREIGKAIENYQRAIELDPTYVEAYQGLGRIYLVETQEFDKSLEMYEEARDLAPDDAGSHTGLAYAYFVTGRYQESVEEYIKAVELDPTDANAYLNLGYAYEKMELDLAAIGAYRRAQELSPDDPRPPRQLAQIYYRAKMYDSAITSYERVRSMGQASDRSLATLGFLYMKVDELEKAETAFRTVLQTNPTDFGTRANLASVYRRQGDYTKAVEQFEALVAQQPSEPRFLAALADAYNEAGRYDSAIATAQRLLSVSPGNGSAYVTWAKALEYRGASLQAQAKSSGNGDLYDQAIAHYEEAKEKLRLARSDSAWRSHADKEIARQDKLIEIAQQEKLRGIWDQG from the coding sequence ATGGAGAGATCAACGACAGTCCTTCGCGCCGCGCTGCTGGTCACAGCGGCCCTGTTCGTCCTGAACGGCTGCACGGGCACAATGCCGGTCGAGGACGAGAACCAGGTTACGAGCATCCTGGGCTCGGACGGCCAGCCCATCGAGCAGACCGAGCAGCTGAGCCCGGCCGAGCAGGCCGTCAGCAACGCATCCGAGTTCCTTCGCGTCCGCGAGATCGGGAAGGCCATCGAGAACTACCAGCGGGCAATCGAGCTGGACCCGACCTACGTCGAGGCCTATCAGGGGCTCGGCCGCATCTATCTCGTAGAGACCCAGGAGTTCGATAAGTCGCTCGAGATGTACGAGGAGGCGAGGGACCTCGCCCCGGATGACGCGGGGTCGCACACGGGACTCGCGTACGCCTACTTCGTCACGGGGCGCTATCAGGAGTCGGTCGAGGAGTACATCAAGGCCGTCGAGCTCGACCCGACCGACGCGAACGCCTATCTGAATCTCGGGTACGCCTACGAGAAGATGGAACTCGATCTGGCCGCCATCGGCGCCTACCGCAGGGCGCAGGAGCTCTCGCCCGACGATCCGCGCCCGCCGAGGCAGCTGGCACAGATCTACTACCGGGCCAAGATGTATGACAGTGCGATCACGTCCTACGAGCGCGTGCGGTCGATGGGGCAGGCGAGCGACCGCTCGCTGGCGACGCTCGGCTTCCTCTACATGAAGGTCGACGAACTGGAGAAGGCTGAGACCGCTTTCCGAACGGTCCTTCAGACGAACCCCACCGACTTCGGAACGAGGGCGAATCTGGCGAGCGTCTACCGCAGGCAGGGAGACTACACGAAGGCGGTCGAGCAGTTCGAGGCTCTCGTGGCGCAGCAGCCGAGCGAACCGCGGTTCCTGGCGGCGCTCGCCGACGCGTACAACGAGGCCGGCAGGTACGACTCGGCCATCGCGACAGCGCAGCGTCTCCTCTCCGTGTCGCCCGGCAACGGCAGCGCATACGTGACCTGGGCAAAGGCGCTCGAGTACCGCGGGGCGTCGCTGCAGGCGCAGGCCAAGTCGAGCGGTAACGGCGACCTCTATGATCAGGCCATCGCCCACTACGAGGAGGCGAAGGAGAAACTCCGGCTGGCCAGGAGCGACTCGGCCTGGCGCAGCCATGCGGACAAGGAGATCGCCCGACAGGACAAGCTGATCGAGATCGCGCAGCAGGAGAAGCTGCGCGGCATCTGGGACCAGGGCTAG